In the Gossypium raimondii isolate GPD5lz chromosome 9, ASM2569854v1, whole genome shotgun sequence genome, one interval contains:
- the LOC105799487 gene encoding xylan glycosyltransferase MUCI21: MVHHHRYNLLKKGGDEEAGTLLFLYYRRRRPNLLSVLFLSLLSCTFILAPHLFSASSSLSHLCSFGVQNEGFVGNIDVNAPLCSSIPNGRICCDRSHFRSDICFMKGDVRTHSPSSSVFLYSSKSNNGFISYVSSMIDDGEQEEHDELQHERIKPYTRKWEPSIMDTIDELDLISKRANLGVHHPCDVIHNVPAVIFSTGGYTGNLYHEFNDGIMPLYITSQHFNKKVVFFILDYRNWWVIKYGDIISHLSDHPVIDFIGDNRTHCFTEAIIGLRIHDELTVDTSLMRSNESIVDFRNLLDRAYWPRIRGLIQEEEQETVDKKMSTSPTSGSVFDYQARKPKLVILSRNGSRAIMNENSLVKTSEEMGFQVQVLRPERTTELAKIYRSLNSSDVMIGVHGAAMTHFLFMKPGSVLIQVIPLGTEWAAETYYGEPARKLGLKYIGYKIKGRESSLFDEYDKDDPVLRNPSSFTKKGWEYTKKIYLEDQTVRLELRRFGKRLARAYYCITGIHPQSSLE, translated from the exons ATGGTGCATCATCATCGTTATAATCTGTTGAAAAAGGGTGGAGATGAAGAGGCCGGGacacttctttttctttattacaGGAGAAGAAGGCCTAATCTTTTATCcgttctctttctttctcttctctcttGTACCTTCATATTGGCTCCTCACTTGTTTAgcgcttcttcttctttgtctCATCTCT GCTCCTTCGGTGTTCAAAATGAAGGCTTCGTTGGTAATATTGATGTAAATGCTCCACTCTGTTCCTCCATACCTAATG GTAGAATCTGCTGTGACAGAAGCCATTTTCGTTCAGATATATGTTTTATGAAGGGTGACGTAAGAACACACTCTCCCTCCTCTTCAGTTTTTCTTTATTCATCAAAAAGCAACAATGGATTCATTAGTTATGTTTCGAGTATGATTGATGATGGAGAACAAGAGGAACATGATGAACTTCAACATGAAAGGATCAAACCGTATACCCGAAAATGGGAACCAAGTATAATGGATACCATTGATGAATTGGACCTTATCTCAAAGAGAGCAAATTTGGGTGTTCACCATCCTTGTGATGTGATTCATAATGTTCCCGCAGTTATCTTCTCGACCGGAGGCTATACCGGCAACCTTTACCATGAGTTCAACGATGGGATTATGCCTTTGTACATCACTTCACAGCATTTCAACAAGAAGGTTGTGTTTTTTATTCTTGATTATCGTAATTGGTGGGTGATCAAGTATGGTGACATCATTTCGCATCTCTCAGATCATCCCGTAATAGACTTTATCGGAGACAACAGGACGCACTGCTTTACTGAGGCAATCATCGGTCTAAGGATACATGATGAGCTCACTGTGGACACTTCATTGATGAGAAGCAATGAGAGTATTGTTGATTTTCGAAACCTTCTGGATAGAGCATACTGGCCTAGAATTAGAGGTTTGATTCAGGAAGAGGAACAAGAAACAGTAGATAAGAAAATGTCCACAAGCCCAACATCAGGATCTGTATTTGATTATCAAGCAAGGAAACCAAAGTTGGTGATCTTGTCTCGAAATGGTTCTAGAGCTATAATGAATGAGAACAGTTTGGTGAAAACATCCGAGGAAATGGGGTTTCAAGTTCAAGTCCTGAGACCTGAACGAACGACAGAGCTAGCAAAGATTTATCGATCACTTAATTCAAGTGATGTCATGATTGGCGTCCATGGTGCAGCCATGACTCATTTTCTGTTCATGAAACCAGGCTCTGTTTTGATTCAAGTTATTCCCCTAGGAACGGAATGGGCAGCCGAGACGTACTATGGGGAGCCTGCAAGGAAGCTGGGTTTGAAGTATATTGGGTATAAAATCAAGGGTAGAGAGAGCTCGTTGTTTGATGAATATGATAAAGATGATCCTGTTTTGAGAAACCCTTCGAGTTTTACCAAAAAGGGATGGGAATACACAAAGAAGATCTATCTTGAGGATCAAACTGTGAGATTAGAGCTCAGAAGATTTGGGAAGCGGTTGGCACGTGCTTATTACTGTATTACTGGAATCCATCCGCAATCTTCTCTCGAGTGA
- the LOC105799488 gene encoding uncharacterized protein LOC105799488, with translation MEEPEHPTASKSPPSSPPQRRQICSHCDRPLPVCLCYALPATPLPTKTKILIIRHPHESRHKLNTTPLISKTLLNATTVSSRRLLPHHLPNQSPPAIYLFPPSPTAPAVTLSQLKSSNLLNYETTPLLLIVFDATWKHAKEMVSASEGVLKGLALRVCLDGVDENVTGGSIYDNELVLRKEPFGGCVSTLEAVARCLGVIEPNGDEVQGVLIGVLREMVRLQAGFLKPLKPRPKMLKKSKHKEEDSDQLG, from the exons ATGGAAGAACCTGAACACCCCACCGCCTCCAAATCTCCACCATCGTCACCGCCGCAACGCCGCCAAATATGCTCTCATTGTGACCGGCCACTTCCAGTCTGCCTCTGCTACGCCCTCCCCGCCACCCCACtcccaaccaaaaccaaaatcctCATCATCCGCCACCCTCACGAGTCCCGGCACAAGCTCAACACAACCCCACTCATCTCCAAAACCCTCCTCAATGCCACCACCGTCTCTTCCCGCCGCCTCCTCCCTCACCACCTCCCTAACCAATCCCCACCCGCTATCTACCTCTTCCCCCCTTCCCCTACCGCACCCGCCGTCACTCTATCCCAACTCAAATCCTCTAACCTCCTCAATTACGAAACTACTCCTCTCCTCTTAATTGTTTTCGATGCCACGTGGAAACATGCCAAGGAGATGGTGAGTGCCAGTGAAGGGGTTTTGAAGGGTCTCGCTTTAAGGGTTTGTTTGGACGGAGTGGATGAGAATGTGACGGGTGGGAGTATATATGATAATGAATTGGTTTTAAGGAAAGAGCCCTTTGGTGGATGTGTTAGTACTCTGGAAGCTGTTGCTAGGTGCTTGGGAGTCATTGAGCCTAATGGAGATGAGGTTCAAGGAGTTTTGATTGGGGTCTTGAGGGAGATGGTGAGATTGCAAGCTGGGTTTTTGAAGCCTCTGAAACCTAGGCCCAAGATGCTGAAGAAGAGCAAGCATAAAGAAGAGGACAGTGATCAGCTTG GCTAA